One Spea bombifrons isolate aSpeBom1 chromosome 1, aSpeBom1.2.pri, whole genome shotgun sequence DNA window includes the following coding sequences:
- the TMEM233 gene encoding transmembrane protein 233 codes for MSQTPSNPEIKRALEVSPETNIENESPQAPRPSNYLILTIFACFCPAYPVNIVAFVFSIMALNSYNDGDIEGSRRLGRNALYVAIASIIIGLLVIATYCVVHFTTHTI; via the exons ATGTCTCAAACTCCATCCAATCCCGAAATCAAAAGGGCTTTAGAAGTCAGCCCAGAGACTAATATCGAAAATGAATCCCCGCAAGCTCCCAGGCCCAGCAATTACCTGATTCTTACAATATTTGCATGTTTTTGCCCTGCTTACCCAGTAAACATCGTTGCATTCGTCTTCTCAATAATG GCCTTAAACAGCTATAATGATGGGGACATAGAAGGATCTAGGAGACTAGGAAGAAATGCCTTGTACGTTGCAATTGCATCAATCATCATTGGTCTTCTGGTTATCGCAACATATTGTGTTGTCCACTTCACAACG
- the LOC128500604 gene encoding reticulon-4 receptor-like: protein MQGTKLLFLVACCISFRFKVEGCPEACICYDEPKITISCQQQRLTVIPSYIPIQTQRIFLHNNKITLIRSTSFTSCQNLTILWIHSNNISYIESGSFHGLNKLEELDMSDNFNLKTISPLTFRGLVHLHTLHLNRCGLQDLPPGIFQGLFSLQYLYLHDNNLHFLPDDTFVDLGNLTFLFLHGNKLNSLSENVFNGLINLDRLLVHQNRLTFVHRRTFHDLKKVTTLYLFNNNLTVLKGEILSPLVSLQYLRLNGNQWICDCRAKSLWNWLKQFKGSSSELECYIPLNLAGSDLKKLKIIDLDGCTNTSFIQMRTGLFTAKSGHGKQTDAETFLDLDEMADDCCQPVNKPSFTGTNAKTGPSSHTSRVSPNIPVKDKENISKTKMVGNVDNRKNRTHKQINDSPFGTFTSKTDSSLTKLKQNNVFESVEPSTVPNKKKNPCLKKVKSKSQCRMYQPGTNSALLITANLLFITLFSILPIYS, encoded by the coding sequence gAACAAAGTTACTTTTTCTTGTTGCCTGCTGCATCAGCTTCAGGTTTAAAGTAGAAGGCTGTCCAGAGGCTTGCATATGCTACGATGAACCTAAGATCACAATCAGCTGTCAGCAACAAAGACTGACTGTAATCCCATCATACATTCCAATACAGACTCAAAGGATATTTCTCcacaacaataaaataactttaataagGTCTACTAGCTTCACATCGTGTCAAAATCTCACTATTTTATGGATTCATTCAAACAATATTAGTTATATTGAGTCTGGATCTTTTCATGGATTAAACAAGCTGGAGGAACTAGACATGAGTGACAACTTTAATCTTAAAACCATTTCTCCACTCACATTCCGAGGGCTTGTCCATCTACATACATTACACCTAAATCGATGTGGTTTGCAGGACCTGCCGCCAGGAATTTTCCAAGGTCTTTTTTCTTTGCAGTACCTCTATCTCCACGacaacaatttacattttttgcctGACGATACTTTTGTCGATTTGGGAAACCTCACTTTCCTGTTTCTCCATGGTAATAAACTCAATAGTCtatctgaaaatgtatttaatggtcTAATAAACTTAGACAGATTGCTGGTTCATCAGAACAGACTTACTTTTGTCCATCGGAGAACGTTCCACGATCTCAAAAAAGTGACGACCCTATATTTGTTTAACAACAACTTGACAGTCCTTAAGGGAGAGATATTGTCACCTCTTGTATCACTTCAATATTTACGTCTAAATGGAAACCAGTGGATCTGCGATTGCAGAGCTAAATCTCTGTGGAATTGGTTAAAACAGTTTAAAGGGTCATCGTCAGAGCTGGAGTGCTACATCCCACTGAACCTTGCAGGATCTGATCTCAAGAAACTGAAGATCATTGATCTGGATGGGTGTACCAACACTTCTTTCATTCAGATGAGAACAGGTTTATTTACTGCAAAGAGTGGGCACGGGAAACAAACCGATGCAGAAACATTCTTGGATTTGGACGAGATGGCTGATGATTGTTGTCAGCCGGTGAATAAGCCTTCATTTACTGGAACAAATGCTAAAACAGGCCCTTCTTCACATACAAGTCGAGTATCACCAAACATCCCGGTAAaagacaaagaaaatatttctaaaacaaaaatggttgGCAATGTTGACAACAGAAAAAACAGAACGCACAAGCAAATCAACGACTCTCCCTTCGGAACCTTTACCAGCAAAACAGACAGTTCACTTACCAAGTTAAAGCAAAACAATGTGTTTGAGTCTGTTGAACCTTCTACAGtcccaaataaaaagaaaaacccttgCTTGAAAAAGGTGAAGTCAAAATCTCAGTGTCGAATGTATCAACCAGGAACTAATTCTGCTTTGCTAATTACAGCAAATCTCCTCTTTATTACTTTGTTCTCGATTCTACCTATATACTCTTAA